From one Dysidea avara chromosome 9, odDysAvar1.4, whole genome shotgun sequence genomic stretch:
- the LOC136266783 gene encoding uncharacterized protein gives MMSNRIEIFIRLIILTALTCQLVNSTVITISTTGVSDNTTCCVDGECVCTSLSTALLNLNSNTIINITSSSVVLNSYTQIGSGRLKNITISGNNATVMCNGSGAVYCEYCNDVFINGIIWDKCGHSMVYSVKAGVECDNCHNITLANCTFQYSPVAVDFSEVTGIMIIESCKFLYNTNYGLRIINKVSGSHGCSLVISGSTFHSNKCAGCLGSAFHLDINSKYGTLNTSVLIEDSLFTSNIRAIEFSLVTGSSHSVEFARIIVSYNSGGLDQSYTSGISLTSQSHSGTASVVVSSALFENNTGIALSLNATASMATVLLLNSSFVNNTPIINYYEGSGILLIKPGDKGKYVKVNLTDVSFSHNKYEGENGGTVYIYTTNKEYEFLFSNCTFQNNTSHGHGTGLYIDNSHAISSSYNSSLIIFNSTFYNNSAEKSVIYIKEGNVAIQNLTLSSVQFVKNFGSSLYLPKCNLHLFGSIYFLSNVAENGAAFYCYHGTTINITEGVDVTFINNMATEYGGAVFIDVDPVMCQSGFYHLHGNVDVLFQDNLATFAGDSFYFSIPDLCSAITNINYYKSICQFNYTYSSQRLPCIGNVTQDVGTYPVMTSPHMLTLYFPYDNGGKISDQSYYILHNALGVPLMVSGIVHDYFGTPCEVTIFDLQCTDCPESIELVYSNVIVDTNSSLNMIFVGSKIINPAGINVTVTITGLLMTTILVVELLPCEHHPGNVYDVTTKGCVCFHNDIINCYEDYNEIKRGYWFGSVSGRPTTSLCPSHYCNFPPNLKTTDGFFELPNTVDGQCNNLRRGIACGECSPRYTLAYDSTDCISVDHCSVGMTVLVVALTCLYWIVVVVGVFSLMYLNVQVSLGYLYGIIYFYSMVVILLYDNPDMSDSAFRFVSVLSSFAQLSPQFLGELCFIKGLSGIDQLFIHYFHAAAVSLLVLGLVVAARCSVRITRFVSRCIIRVICLLLLLSYTSIASTSLQLLHPLKFAGTGQLYTYLSPHIKYFHGRHAFYGSVAVVCELVIVIGLPLILLLEPFVNRKINFIKIKPLLDQFQSPYKNKYRWFAAYYLICRQAIVLTVYTSNDSYNTSLLYVNIVIVTIHLWIQPYKNIFLNAMDSLFLLFMVLLVVAPLLPSAATAATLVFIVFPLAFVCFNGIVKMVSWCLHKRKPHHQYVAINKHEINDDDDDENIVNRRNMKPVERFASSENQSYSTFQESLLEYSSMNN, from the exons ATGA TGTCTAATAGGATTGAGATCTTTATTAGATTGATCATTTTGACTGCACTAACCTGTCAACTTGTCAATAGTACGGTGATCACCATCAGCACTACTGGTGTTAGTGACAATACTACATGTTGTGTTGACGGAGAATGTGTGTGTACTTCACTATCTACTGCATTACTAAACTTAAACAGTAACACTATAATCAATATTACATCTTCATCGGTTGTACTAAATAGTTATACTCAAATAGGATCAGGTAGATTAAAGAATATCACAATTTCTGGTAACAATGCTACTGTTATGTGTAACGGTAGTGGAGCTGTATACTGTGAGTATTGTAATGACGTTTTTATTAATGGAATCATTTGGGACAAGTGTGGTCACAGTATGGTGTATAGTGTCAAAGCAGGAGTTGAATGTGACAACTGTCATAACATCACATTAGCAAACTGTACCTTTCAGTATTCTCCAGTAGCAGTCGACTTTTCAGAAGTGACTGGCATTATGATAATTGAAAGTTGCAAATTTTTGTACAATACTAATTATGGATTGAGGATCATTAACAAGGTCAGTGGATCTCATGGCTGTAGCCTTGTAATATCTGGAAGTACATTTCATAGCAATAAATGTGCTGGATGTCTCGGAAGTGCCTTTCATTTGGATATTAATAGCAAATATGGAACGTTAAACACGTCAGTTTTAATTGAAGATAGTCTATTCACATCAAACATTAGAGCAATAGAATTTTCATTGGTCACTGGTTCCTCACATAGTGTAGAGTTTGCAAGAATCATAGTTAGTTATAATAGTGGTGGCCTGGACCAATCTTATACATCTGGCATTTCTCTAACCTCCCAATCTCATTCGGGTACTGCTTCTGTTGTGGTTTCATCAGCATTATTTGAGAATAATACTGGTATTGCTTTGTCTTTAAATGCAACTGCAAGTATGGCCACAGTTTTGTTGCTAAATAGCTCATTTGTTAACAACACACCGATTATTAACTATTACGAGGGTAGTGGAATTCTGCTTATTAAACCTGGTGATAAAGGAAAATATGTCAAGGTGAATTTGACTGATGTTTCATTTTCACACAATAAATATGAAGGAGAAAATGGCGGCACCGTGTATATTTATACTACTAATAAAGAATATGAATTCTTGTTTTCAAACTGTACTTTTCAAAATAATACTTCTCATGGTCACGGCACTGGTTTGTATATTGACAATAGCCATGCAATCAGTAGCAGTTACAATTCCAGTTTGATAATATTTAATAGCACATTTTATAATAATTCTGCTGAAAAAAGCGTTATTTACATTAAAGAAGGAAATGTTGCAATTCAGAATTTGACCTTGTCTTCGGTACAGTTTGTTAAAAATTTTGGAAGTTCtttgtatttgcccaagtgtaaTCTCCATCTATTTGGATCCATATACTTTTTAAGCAATGTTGCTGAAAATGGAGCAGCATTTTACTGCTATCACGGTACTACAATTAACATAACTGAAGGAGTAGATGTCACATTTATAAACAACATGGCTACAGAGTATGGGGGAGCTGTATTCATTGATGTGGATCCTGTTATGTGTCAAAGTGGTTTCTATCACTTGCATGGCAATGTAGACGTTCTGTTTCAAGACAATTTAGCTACGTTTGCTGGTGACTCGTTTTATTTCAGTATTCCTGATTTGTGCTCAGCTATCACtaatattaattattataaATCCATTTGTCAGTTTAATTACACCTACTCATCACAGCGTCTTCCTTGTATTGGTAATGTTACTCAAGATGTTGGTACATATCCTGTAATGACATCACCACATATGTTGACCTTGTACTTTCCGTATGATAATGGTGGTAAAATATCTGATCAAAGTTATTACATCCTCCACAATGCCCTTGGTGTCCCATTGATGGTTTCAGGAATTGTTCATGACTATTTTGGCACTCCTTGTGAAGTAACAATTTTTGACTTACAGTGCACTGATTGTCCAGAAAGTATTGAACTGGTATATTCCAATGTTATTGTTGATACCAATTCATCTCTAAATATGATTTTTGTTGGAAGTAAAATTATCAACCCAGCTGGTATAAATGTCACTGTTACAATAACTGGATTGTTAATGACTACCATACTTGTAGTTGAGTTATTGCCTTGTGAGCATCATCCCGGAAATGTGTATGATGTAACAACTAAGGGATGTGTTTGTTtccacaatgacatcataaaCTGTTATGAAGATTATAATGAAATcaaaagaggttactggtttggCAGTGTAAGTGGGAGGCCAACCACATCACTGTGTCCCAGTCATTATTGTAACTTTCCTCCTAATTTAAAGACCACAGATGGTTTCTTTGAGTTACCAAATACAGTTGATGGACAGTGTAATAATCTTAGGAGAGGAATTGCTTGTGGAGAGTGCAGTCCAAGATACACTCTAGCATATGACTCTACTGACTGTATCAGTGTAGACCATTGTAGCGTTGGAATGACAGTGTTAGTGGTTGCGTTGACCTGTTTGTATTGGATTGTAGTGGTAGTTGGTGTATTCAGTTTGATGTATTTAAATGTTCAAGTATCACTAGGATATTTGTATGGGATAATCTATTTCTACAGCATGGTGGTAATCTTGCTGTATGATAATCCTGACATGTCAGATAGTGCATTTCGTTTTGTTTCTGTGTTATCAAGTTTTGCACAACTATCTCCTCAATTTCTTGGTGAACTTTGTTTTATAAAGGGACTAAGCGGAATAGACCAACTTTTCATCCATTATTTTCATGCAGCTGCTGTTTCATTACTAGTGCTTGGGTTGGTGGTGGCAGCCAGGTGTTCAGTGAGAATCACAAGATTTGTCAGCCGGTGCATCATCCGTGTTATCTGTCTTCTCCTTTTGCTGTCATACACTTCAATAGCATCCACTTCATTACAGTTACTTCATCCACTGAAGTTTGCTGGTACTGGTCAATTATACACATACTTGTCTCCACACATTAAATATTTCCATGGCAGACATGCATTTTATGGAAGTGTCGCAGTAGTTTGTGAACTAGTCATTGTAATAGGCCTGCCATTAATACTACTACTGGAGCCATTTGTTAACAGAAAGATTAACTTCATCAAGATCAAACCATTGCTGGATCAGTTCCAAAGTCCTTACAAGAACAAGTATCGTTGGTTCGCTGCCTATTACCTAATATGTCGTCAAGCAATAGTTCTCACTGTCTATACAAGTAATGATAGTTACAACACTTCCCTACTCTATGTGAACATTGTCATTGTCACAATTCATCTCTGGATTCAACCATACAAAAATATATTCCTCAATGCTATGGACAGTTTGTTTTTATTGTTTATGGTACTACTAGTAGTTGCTCCATTACTACCAAGTGCAGCCACTGCAGCAACGTTGGTTTTCATTGTGTTTCCTCTTGCATTTGTTTGCTTTAATGGCATTGTGAAGATGGTTTCCTGGTGCCTCCATAAAAGGAAACCACATCATCAATATGTTGCAATTAATAAACATGaaattaatgatgatgatgatgatgaaaatatTGTTAACAGAAG GAACATGAAACCAGTTGAGAGATTTGCATCATCAGAAAATCAAAGTTACAGCACATTTCAGGAATCACTTCTAGAGTACTCGTCAATGAATAATTAA